The following proteins are co-located in the Senegalia massiliensis genome:
- the ytfJ gene encoding GerW family sporulation protein, which produces MANHPIEGLMNSTMESLKEMVDVNTIVGDPVETPDGLVIIPISKVSLGFASGGSEFGREKNISEKEAENTNSKMPFGGGSGAGVSVQPVAFIVAGNGKMKLLPVDQGTNIVNSILELLPKVSSSFKDKSKNNQNIDSEKN; this is translated from the coding sequence ATGGCTAATCATCCTATTGAAGGATTAATGAATTCAACAATGGAATCACTTAAAGAAATGGTAGATGTAAATACCATAGTAGGAGATCCAGTTGAAACTCCTGATGGATTAGTTATTATACCAATATCTAAAGTTTCATTGGGATTTGCATCTGGAGGTAGTGAATTTGGGAGAGAAAAAAATATATCTGAAAAAGAAGCTGAAAATACAAATTCTAAAATGCCTTTTGGTGGAGGGTCAGGTGCTGGTGTATCAGTTCAACCTGTAGCTTTTATAGTTGCAGGAAATGGTAAAATGAAATTACTACCTGTAGATCAAGGTACTAATATAGTAAATAGCATATTAGAGCTTTTACCAAAAGTAAGTAGTTCATTTAAAGATAAATCTAAAAACAATCAAAATATCGATAGTGAAAAAAATTAA
- a CDS encoding D-alanyl-D-alanine carboxypeptidase family protein yields the protein MYKKTILLTILITIMISMISTTVFAINENISAKSAILIERDSGRILYSKNISQKLPIASTTKIMTALIAIEKGDLNKVVTIKKEWTEIEGSSIYLKPNEKIKLKDLIFGLMLRSGNDAAVAIAHEIAGSIENFSVLMNKKAKEIGAKNTNFTNPHGLHSEDHYSTAYDLSIITREALKNDIFREISKTNDYVPDRETPSHFYNKNKTLSQYKGGDGVKIGYTKLAGRCLVASATRDNMQLIAVVLDDNNWFENSYKLFDYGFENYKKTTIIRKDTFIKYLDIKNSSIQQLPIFIPEDFTYPLQENELEDVDILVNSKDNLIAPVEKGYVVSNIVIKLKNNIIYKSNIILNEKLKQKSIFTKLNDKIEYFFSKDF from the coding sequence TTGTATAAGAAAACAATTTTATTAACCATATTAATAACTATAATGATATCTATGATTTCAACTACGGTATTTGCAATTAATGAAAATATATCTGCAAAAAGTGCCATACTCATAGAAAGAGATAGTGGAAGAATTCTTTACTCTAAAAATATTTCTCAAAAGCTCCCCATAGCAAGCACTACAAAAATAATGACAGCTTTAATTGCTATTGAAAAAGGAGATTTAAATAAAGTAGTAACTATAAAAAAGGAATGGACTGAAATAGAAGGATCTAGCATTTATTTAAAACCCAATGAAAAAATTAAATTAAAAGATTTAATTTTTGGTCTTATGCTTAGATCAGGAAATGATGCTGCAGTTGCAATTGCACATGAAATAGCAGGTAGTATTGAAAACTTTTCAGTATTAATGAATAAAAAAGCTAAAGAAATTGGTGCTAAAAATACAAATTTTACAAATCCACATGGATTACATTCTGAAGATCATTATAGCACAGCTTATGATTTATCGATTATTACTAGAGAAGCATTAAAAAATGACATTTTTAGAGAAATATCAAAAACTAATGATTATGTTCCAGATAGAGAAACTCCATCACATTTTTATAATAAAAACAAAACATTATCTCAATACAAAGGTGGTGATGGAGTTAAAATAGGATATACTAAATTGGCAGGCCGCTGCTTAGTTGCAAGTGCTACAAGGGATAATATGCAACTTATTGCAGTTGTATTAGATGATAATAATTGGTTTGAAAATAGTTATAAATTGTTTGATTATGGATTTGAAAATTATAAAAAAACAACAATTATAAGAAAAGATACTTTTATTAAGTACTTAGATATTAAAAATAGTAGTATTCAGCAGTTACCTATTTTTATTCCTGAAGATTTTACTTATCCCTTACAAGAAAATGAATTAGAAGATGTCGATATATTAGTGAATTCAAAAGATAATTTAATTGCTCCCGTGGAAAAGGGTTATGTAGTTTCTAATATTGTAATAAAGTTAAAAAATAATATTATTTATAAGAGTAATATTATTCTTAATGAAAAACTGAAACAAAAATCTATATTTACAAAATTAAATGATAAAATAGAATATTTTTTCTCAAAGGACTTTTAG
- a CDS encoding oxaloacetate decarboxylase subunit alpha translates to MGSVKFTETILRDAHQSLMATRMKTEEMLPIAEKLDKVGYHSLEMWGGATFDACLRFLNEDPWERLRKLRKVIKNTKLQMLLRGQNILGYKNYPDDVVEEFVKKAIENGIDIVRIFDALNDTRNLKTALNATKKAGGHAQTAISFTTSPVHDIDYYLNLAKEMESMGADSICIKDMSGILLPYNAYDLITKMKQSIKIPIQLHSHFTSGIANQTYMKGVEAGVDIIDTALSPLGNGTSQPATEPMLSSLKGSGREPEYNMNNLNEIAEYFTKLRNKYEKEGLLKSKVLGVNTKTLIYQVPGGMLSNLVSQLEGQGAIDKFEEVLEEVPKVREDLGYPPLVTPMSQMVGTQAVFNVVLGERYKMIPTEIKNYVKGLYGKPTTPIKDDIIKKIIGNEEIYTGRPADLLKPELDNYREEIKEYIEQEEDILSYALFPQVAIKYFKYRQAQKYNIDSNLLNKDENTYPVV, encoded by the coding sequence ATGGGAAGTGTAAAATTTACAGAAACAATTTTAAGAGATGCTCATCAATCTTTAATGGCAACTAGAATGAAAACAGAAGAAATGCTACCAATTGCTGAAAAGCTTGATAAAGTTGGTTATCATTCTTTAGAGATGTGGGGAGGTGCTACTTTTGATGCTTGTTTGAGGTTTTTAAATGAAGATCCATGGGAAAGGTTAAGGAAATTAAGAAAAGTTATTAAAAATACGAAGTTGCAAATGTTATTGAGAGGTCAGAATATTTTAGGCTATAAAAATTATCCTGATGATGTAGTAGAAGAGTTTGTTAAAAAAGCAATTGAAAATGGAATAGATATAGTTAGGATATTTGATGCTTTAAATGATACAAGAAATTTAAAAACTGCATTGAATGCTACAAAAAAAGCAGGAGGACATGCACAAACTGCAATATCTTTTACTACAAGTCCAGTTCATGATATTGATTATTATTTAAATCTAGCAAAAGAAATGGAAAGTATGGGTGCAGATTCTATATGTATTAAAGATATGTCAGGGATATTACTTCCCTATAATGCCTATGATTTAATAACAAAAATGAAACAATCAATAAAAATACCAATTCAGTTACACTCTCACTTTACTAGTGGTATAGCAAATCAAACATACATGAAAGGTGTAGAAGCAGGTGTTGATATTATTGATACTGCATTATCACCTTTAGGAAATGGTACAAGTCAACCAGCAACAGAACCTATGTTATCTTCTTTAAAGGGCTCTGGAAGAGAACCAGAGTATAATATGAATAATTTAAATGAAATTGCTGAATATTTTACAAAGCTTCGAAATAAATATGAAAAAGAAGGATTATTAAAATCAAAAGTATTAGGAGTTAATACTAAAACTTTGATTTATCAAGTACCAGGAGGCATGTTATCTAATTTAGTTTCTCAATTAGAAGGTCAAGGAGCTATTGATAAATTTGAAGAAGTGTTAGAAGAGGTTCCAAAGGTGAGAGAAGATCTTGGATATCCACCATTAGTTACTCCAATGAGTCAAATGGTAGGAACACAAGCTGTATTTAATGTAGTTTTAGGTGAGAGATATAAAATGATACCTACTGAGATTAAAAACTATGTAAAAGGTTTATATGGAAAACCTACAACTCCAATAAAAGATGATATAATAAAAAAGATAATAGGAAACGAAGAAATTTACACTGGACGACCTGCAGATTTACTGAAACCTGAACTTGATAATTATAGAGAAGAAATTAAAGAATATATTGAACAAGAGGAAGATATATTATCATATGCATTATTCCCACAAGTAGCTATAAAATACTTTAAATATCGTCAAGCTCAAAAGTATAATATAGATAGTAATTTATTAAATAAAGATGAAAATACTTATCCTGTTGTATAA
- a CDS encoding pseudouridine synthase, whose product MRLQKFMAKAGIASRRKSEKIILDGRVTINNTMIKELGFKVDPKKDIIKVDNKKIFLEKEKIYIILNKPVGYITSVSDQFNRKTVIDLVSKVDQRIYPVGRLDYDTSGLLLLTNDGDLTYKMTHPSHEVNKTYIAEVKGIPNNEELKQFKEGLKIEDYITSPADINIIKKDKGKSTVKITIHEGKNRQVRKMCEKINHPVIKLKRVSFGDIRLNDLREGDYRFLTDKEIRYIKDEINEK is encoded by the coding sequence ATGAGATTACAAAAATTTATGGCAAAAGCTGGGATAGCATCTAGAAGAAAATCAGAAAAAATAATATTAGATGGAAGGGTAACTATAAATAATACAATGATTAAAGAGTTAGGATTTAAAGTTGACCCTAAAAAAGATATTATAAAAGTAGATAATAAAAAAATATTTTTAGAAAAAGAAAAAATATATATAATTTTAAATAAACCTGTTGGTTATATAACAAGTGTTTCAGATCAATTTAATAGAAAAACAGTTATTGACTTAGTTTCTAAAGTAGATCAAAGAATATATCCTGTTGGTAGACTCGATTATGATACATCAGGTTTATTGTTATTAACCAATGATGGAGATTTAACTTATAAAATGACTCATCCTAGTCATGAAGTTAATAAAACTTATATAGCAGAAGTTAAAGGTATTCCAAACAATGAAGAATTAAAACAATTTAAAGAAGGATTAAAAATTGAAGACTATATAACTTCTCCAGCAGATATTAATATTATTAAAAAGGATAAAGGTAAATCAACAGTTAAAATAACTATTCATGAAGGTAAGAATAGACAGGTTAGAAAAATGTGTGAAAAAATTAATCACCCTGTTATTAAATTAAAAAGAGTTAGTTTTGGAGATATAAGATTAAATGATTTAAGAGAAGGGGATTATAGGTTCTTAACAGATAAAGAAATAAGATACATTAAGGATGAAATAAATGAAAAATAA
- the scpB gene encoding SMC-Scp complex subunit ScpB — protein sequence MDKTQVKGIIEGVLYIWGEPLSIDSLHKILEINKKDIKCIIEEMIDEFDYNRRGLQIIKIKNSYQLATRPIHYDYIKKLMPEKTNKGLSNAALETLSIISYKQPITRVEIENIRGVKCDKSISTLIDKGLVEEKGRLDRTGKPIIYGTTDNFLRHFGLKDISELPKLKDVILEENNTF from the coding sequence ATGGATAAAACACAGGTTAAAGGAATAATTGAAGGAGTACTTTATATATGGGGGGAACCTCTATCTATTGATTCTTTACATAAAATACTTGAAATAAATAAAAAGGATATAAAATGCATAATAGAAGAAATGATAGATGAATTTGATTATAATAGACGAGGTTTACAAATAATAAAAATAAAAAATAGCTATCAACTTGCTACAAGACCTATACATTATGATTATATAAAAAAACTAATGCCAGAGAAAACTAATAAAGGTTTATCAAATGCAGCTCTTGAAACATTATCTATAATTTCTTATAAACAACCAATAACTAGGGTAGAAATTGAAAATATTAGAGGGGTTAAATGTGATAAATCTATATCTACACTCATAGATAAAGGTTTAGTAGAAGAAAAAGGAAGACTTGATAGAACAGGTAAGCCAATTATTTATGGAACTACAGATAATTTTTTAAGACATTTTGGATTAAAAGATATAAGTGAGTTACCTAAATTAAAAGATGTTATATTAGAAGAAAATAATACATTTTAA
- a CDS encoding DUF2953 domain-containing protein: MYFLLFFLLVIIFLNISISINIMISRNNNVNKLEIIISIYKFKIFTIKIPFLYFKIKDDNIYIEFYQKVILYKKILNEKKKQFKLNDKLYNIEKNLKRKFFSILYNEIKRYIRIHNILLTTNIGNKDAFTSAILNGLIYSLYSNLFYYLDSKFYIINLNYLVNTIYNRNVFEFEFNCLFKIKIIYIIKSILSLKIKGGE, from the coding sequence TTGTATTTTTTATTATTTTTTTTATTAGTAATAATTTTTTTAAATATTTCTATATCAATTAATATAATGATATCTAGAAATAATAATGTTAATAAATTAGAAATAATTATTAGCATTTATAAGTTTAAAATTTTTACTATAAAAATTCCATTTCTATATTTTAAAATAAAAGATGATAATATTTATATTGAGTTTTATCAAAAAGTAATATTATATAAAAAAATATTAAATGAAAAGAAAAAACAATTTAAATTAAATGATAAATTATATAATATTGAAAAAAATTTAAAAAGAAAATTTTTTTCAATATTATATAACGAAATTAAAAGATATATAAGAATACATAATATATTATTAACTACAAATATAGGTAATAAAGATGCATTTACTAGTGCTATTTTAAATGGATTAATATATTCCTTATATTCTAATTTATTTTATTATTTAGATTCTAAATTTTATATAATAAATTTAAATTATTTAGTAAACACTATTTACAATAGAAATGTTTTTGAATTTGAATTTAATTGTCTATTTAAAATTAAAATTATTTATATAATTAAATCAATATTATCATTAAAGATAAAAGGTGGTGAATAA
- a CDS encoding tRNA (mnm(5)s(2)U34)-methyltransferase produces the protein MKNNFLSNAINISNNIINQKVKEGMIVVDATVGNGNDTLKLAQKVGESGKVYGFDIQKLAIDNTTDLLNKNRFYNRVSLIHDSHANISNYIRDKIDFAIFNLGYLPKGDHSIITKPDSTIEAIKSILSFLHINGILIVVSYYGHKGGIKEKNEIENYLTILNQKKFTVLKMNFLNQINNPPIIFCIEKIS, from the coding sequence ATGAAAAATAACTTTTTATCAAATGCTATTAATATTTCAAATAATATTATAAATCAAAAAGTAAAAGAAGGTATGATAGTAGTTGACGCTACAGTGGGCAATGGGAATGATACATTGAAATTAGCTCAAAAAGTAGGGGAATCGGGTAAGGTTTATGGTTTTGATATTCAGAAATTAGCTATAGATAACACTACTGATCTTTTAAATAAAAATAGATTTTATAATAGAGTAAGTTTAATACATGATAGTCATGCAAATATTAGCAATTATATTAGAGATAAAATAGATTTTGCTATATTTAATTTAGGGTATTTACCTAAAGGTGATCATTCTATAATTACTAAACCGGACTCTACAATAGAAGCAATTAAATCAATATTGTCTTTTTTACATATAAACGGTATACTAATTGTAGTATCATATTATGGACATAAAGGCGGAATTAAAGAAAAAAATGAAATTGAAAATTATTTAACTATATTAAATCAAAAAAAATTCACTGTATTGAAAATGAATTTTTTGAATCAAATTAATAATCCACCTATTATTTTTTGTATCGAAAAAATATCTTAA